From Rhodamnia argentea isolate NSW1041297 chromosome 10, ASM2092103v1, whole genome shotgun sequence, a single genomic window includes:
- the LOC115735170 gene encoding serine-rich adhesin for platelets-like isoform X2 — translation MADSEVQDKRLSLIDVSFEDDCLLDSSRDPQPSGNQVVHQSLELEEAVTFEGVDNILESFAAVDQPGVHQLVQSCEPEGTGKNGKYNLRNSLAWDSAFFTSAGFLEPEEITSLIEGVEKKEKHVLPCIQEEIHRSSDSMSTLEGDCLSLASLEADLFEDIRASIQKSSKVSKKESSVSKTGALLSDKTTSQFPASKKADVGSYSQSRPKPAPKKPSLALGKTAKQLPVRPQVLQGKHSAAIGGSASFPSKPLRLGTVNSLSTSTKRDSVGAKCLRAEKSAAEHTGRGPSASRLRAMSGPRHIIPRLSSSSRSSLGSTTTKKEPESSCSSMDSSGSFSSNKIGKSVAKSNRKSIEARTANLPSTGSSKKTPSKGPDSGASHLSAYVMSASKLSSSLSPASSISEWSVESSSSTSTVNQRSNSSSTSLEPSSRRLGTADGDPPEVFDLQKSSHDKYFLRHETQGSMVPAQKNASAGGALLPSSMKPSGLRMPSPKIGFFDGTKSGRTPNGNKQSHPVGSGVLKKTTVDSVNLSGALKRGMLGKIQSETTTMPIRRTKADGKEFATDVTPKSLKESPAMGVRRVSRNLKHSSGLSPKVQSNVSPKCGEKSPVKAEDEAKECDASVQHTDSGIMGQYANGSQEIKSVSNGETLKTPSTGEGLKFFSDEVLTNIGSKAYSEDQDDLFGQVKELAMEKLVIFSPSPSNHVSENPCSVSGQVEVLNSDLFPSNSSTTDIIANTRIPFSVVDSLHNRDSSNDVSAGLQIVEVEKRAATLSSPGDISKENS, via the exons ATGGCCGATTCCGAAGTCCAGGACAAGCGGCTCAGTCTCATCGACGTCTCGTTCGAGGACGATTGCCTCCTCGATTCCTCTCGCGACCCCCAACCTTCAG GAAATCAGGTGGTTCATCAAAGCTTGGAGCTTGAGGAGGCTGTGACTTTCGAGGGAGTCGATAACATTCTAGAGTCCTTTGCAGCTGTGGACCAACCAGGAGTCCATCAACTGGTTCAATCTTGTGAACCGGAAGGAACGGGAAAAAATGGCAAGTATAACCTGCGCAATAGTTTGGCCTGGGATAGTGCTTTTTTCACCAGTGCAG GATTTTTAGAACCTGAAGAGATAACTAGCTTGATAGAAGGagtggagaagaaagaaaagcatgTGCTACCCTGTATTCAAGAGGAGATACACAGATCATCAGATTCAATGTCTACCTTAGAAGGTGATTGTTTGTCATTAGCAAGTCTTGAGGCCGACTTATTTGAAGACATAAGAGCTTCAATTCAGAAATCAAGCAAAGTATCCAAGAAGGAAAGTTCAGTTAGCAAAACAGGAGCACTGCTGTCTGATAAAACGACTTCTCAGT TTCCAGCTTCAAAGAAGGCAGATGTTGGTTCTTATAGTCAG TCGAGACCCAAGCCTGCTCCTAAGAAACCAAGTTTAGCCCTGGGGAAAACAGCAAAGCAGCTTCCTGTTCGTCCACAGGTCTTACAG GGGAAACATTCTGCTGCAATTGGAGGTTCAGCTTCATTTCCTTCCAAGCCACTTAGACTGGGTACTGTTAATTCGTTATCAACATCCACAAAGAGGGATTCCGTGGGTGCTAAATGTCTGAGAGCGGAAAAGAGTGCGGCAGAACATACTG GTAGAGGGCCTTCAGCATCTAGATTACGTGCCATGAGTGGTCCTCGGCATATTATTCCTAGGCTTTCATCCTCTTCTAGATCTTCTTTAGGTTCAACGACCACAAAGAAGGAGCCAGAGTCTTCTTGTTCGTCGATGGATAGTTCAGGCAGTTTCTCATCCAACAAGATAGGAAAATCAGTGGCGAAGTCTAACAGGAAAAGCATCGAGGCTCGAACCGCTAATTTACCTTCCACTGGTTCAAGTAAGAAAACCCCATCAAAAGGCCCCGACTCTGGAGCATCTCATCTCTCAGCTTATGTGATGTCTGCATCGAAGCTTTCCTCTAGCTTATCACCTGCCAGTTCCATCAGTGAATGGTCAGTggaatcttcttcttccacttccACAGTCAATCAAAGGTCAAACAGCTCTAGCACTAGCTTGGAACCCAGCTCACGCAGATTGGGCACTGCAGATGGAGATCCACCTGAAGTTTTTGATCTTCAGAAAAGTTCACATGACAAGTACTTTCTTAGACATGAAACTCAAGGTTCTATGGTCCCTGCTCAAAAGAATGCCTCAGCAGGAGGAGCCCTTCTACCAAGCTCCATGAAACCCTCTGGTCTCCGAATGCCATCCCCCAAAATTGGCTTCTTTGATGGG ACGAAATCAGGTCGTACCCCTAATGGAAATAAGCAGTCTCATCCTGTTGGTTCTGGTGTCCTCAAAAAGACTACAGTGGATAGTGTTAACTTGAGTGGGGCACTGAAGAGGGGAATGCTTGGAAAGATCCAATCTGAAACAACTACCATGCCAATCAGGAGGACAAAGGCTGATGGTAAGGAATTTGCCACTGATGTGACACCTAAATCGCTTAAGGAATCTCCTGCAATGGGGGTCCGTAGGGTTTCTAGGAACCTCAAACATTCTTCCGGCCTATCTCCAAAAGTTCAGAGCAACGTATCTCCTaaatgtggggagaaaagtcCAGTGAAGGCAGAGGATGAAGCTAAAGAATGTGATGCATCTGTACAGCATACGGATTCCGGTATAATGGGGCAATATGCCAATGGAAGTCAAGAAATCAAGTCTGTTTCCAATGGGGAGACTTTGAAAACCCCTTCTACTGGTGAAGGactgaaattttttagtgatgAAGTCTTGACCAACATAGGAAGCAAAGCATATTCTGAAGATCAAGATGATTTGTTCGGACAAGTGAAGGAGTTGGCAATGGAGAAACTTGTGATTTTTTCTCCCTCACCTTCTAACCATGTTTCTGAGAACCCGTGTTCTGTCAGCGGCCAAGTTGAGGTTCTCAATTCAGACCTTTTTCCGTCTAACTCGAGCACAACCGACATCATCGCCAATACAAGAATACCGTTCTCCGTGGTAGATTCTTTACATAACAGGGACAGTTCCAATGATGTCTCGGCTGGACTGCAGATAGTGGAGGTCGAAAAGAGGGCGGCCACCCTGTCTTCGCCTGGTGATATTTCGAAAGAGAACAGTTAA
- the LOC115735170 gene encoding serine-rich adhesin for platelets-like isoform X1, with protein sequence MADSEVQDKRLSLIDVSFEDDCLLDSSRDPQPSGNQVVHQSLELEEAVTFEGVDNILESFAAVDQPGVHQLVQSCEPEGTGKNGKYNLRNSLAWDSAFFTSAGFLEPEEITSLIEGVEKKEKHVLPCIQEEIHRSSDSMSTLEGDCLSLASLEADLFEDIRASIQKSSKVSKKESSVSKTGALLSDKTTSQFPASKKADVGSYSQSRPKPAPKKPSLALGKTAKQLPVRPQVLQGKHSAAIGGSASFPSKPLRLGTVNSLSTSTKRDSVGAKCLRAEKSAAEHTGKWIDTCSLGRGPSASRLRAMSGPRHIIPRLSSSSRSSLGSTTTKKEPESSCSSMDSSGSFSSNKIGKSVAKSNRKSIEARTANLPSTGSSKKTPSKGPDSGASHLSAYVMSASKLSSSLSPASSISEWSVESSSSTSTVNQRSNSSSTSLEPSSRRLGTADGDPPEVFDLQKSSHDKYFLRHETQGSMVPAQKNASAGGALLPSSMKPSGLRMPSPKIGFFDGTKSGRTPNGNKQSHPVGSGVLKKTTVDSVNLSGALKRGMLGKIQSETTTMPIRRTKADGKEFATDVTPKSLKESPAMGVRRVSRNLKHSSGLSPKVQSNVSPKCGEKSPVKAEDEAKECDASVQHTDSGIMGQYANGSQEIKSVSNGETLKTPSTGEGLKFFSDEVLTNIGSKAYSEDQDDLFGQVKELAMEKLVIFSPSPSNHVSENPCSVSGQVEVLNSDLFPSNSSTTDIIANTRIPFSVVDSLHNRDSSNDVSAGLQIVEVEKRAATLSSPGDISKENS encoded by the exons ATGGCCGATTCCGAAGTCCAGGACAAGCGGCTCAGTCTCATCGACGTCTCGTTCGAGGACGATTGCCTCCTCGATTCCTCTCGCGACCCCCAACCTTCAG GAAATCAGGTGGTTCATCAAAGCTTGGAGCTTGAGGAGGCTGTGACTTTCGAGGGAGTCGATAACATTCTAGAGTCCTTTGCAGCTGTGGACCAACCAGGAGTCCATCAACTGGTTCAATCTTGTGAACCGGAAGGAACGGGAAAAAATGGCAAGTATAACCTGCGCAATAGTTTGGCCTGGGATAGTGCTTTTTTCACCAGTGCAG GATTTTTAGAACCTGAAGAGATAACTAGCTTGATAGAAGGagtggagaagaaagaaaagcatgTGCTACCCTGTATTCAAGAGGAGATACACAGATCATCAGATTCAATGTCTACCTTAGAAGGTGATTGTTTGTCATTAGCAAGTCTTGAGGCCGACTTATTTGAAGACATAAGAGCTTCAATTCAGAAATCAAGCAAAGTATCCAAGAAGGAAAGTTCAGTTAGCAAAACAGGAGCACTGCTGTCTGATAAAACGACTTCTCAGT TTCCAGCTTCAAAGAAGGCAGATGTTGGTTCTTATAGTCAG TCGAGACCCAAGCCTGCTCCTAAGAAACCAAGTTTAGCCCTGGGGAAAACAGCAAAGCAGCTTCCTGTTCGTCCACAGGTCTTACAG GGGAAACATTCTGCTGCAATTGGAGGTTCAGCTTCATTTCCTTCCAAGCCACTTAGACTGGGTACTGTTAATTCGTTATCAACATCCACAAAGAGGGATTCCGTGGGTGCTAAATGTCTGAGAGCGGAAAAGAGTGCGGCAGAACATACTGGTAAGTGGATTGACACCTGTTCGTTAG GTAGAGGGCCTTCAGCATCTAGATTACGTGCCATGAGTGGTCCTCGGCATATTATTCCTAGGCTTTCATCCTCTTCTAGATCTTCTTTAGGTTCAACGACCACAAAGAAGGAGCCAGAGTCTTCTTGTTCGTCGATGGATAGTTCAGGCAGTTTCTCATCCAACAAGATAGGAAAATCAGTGGCGAAGTCTAACAGGAAAAGCATCGAGGCTCGAACCGCTAATTTACCTTCCACTGGTTCAAGTAAGAAAACCCCATCAAAAGGCCCCGACTCTGGAGCATCTCATCTCTCAGCTTATGTGATGTCTGCATCGAAGCTTTCCTCTAGCTTATCACCTGCCAGTTCCATCAGTGAATGGTCAGTggaatcttcttcttccacttccACAGTCAATCAAAGGTCAAACAGCTCTAGCACTAGCTTGGAACCCAGCTCACGCAGATTGGGCACTGCAGATGGAGATCCACCTGAAGTTTTTGATCTTCAGAAAAGTTCACATGACAAGTACTTTCTTAGACATGAAACTCAAGGTTCTATGGTCCCTGCTCAAAAGAATGCCTCAGCAGGAGGAGCCCTTCTACCAAGCTCCATGAAACCCTCTGGTCTCCGAATGCCATCCCCCAAAATTGGCTTCTTTGATGGG ACGAAATCAGGTCGTACCCCTAATGGAAATAAGCAGTCTCATCCTGTTGGTTCTGGTGTCCTCAAAAAGACTACAGTGGATAGTGTTAACTTGAGTGGGGCACTGAAGAGGGGAATGCTTGGAAAGATCCAATCTGAAACAACTACCATGCCAATCAGGAGGACAAAGGCTGATGGTAAGGAATTTGCCACTGATGTGACACCTAAATCGCTTAAGGAATCTCCTGCAATGGGGGTCCGTAGGGTTTCTAGGAACCTCAAACATTCTTCCGGCCTATCTCCAAAAGTTCAGAGCAACGTATCTCCTaaatgtggggagaaaagtcCAGTGAAGGCAGAGGATGAAGCTAAAGAATGTGATGCATCTGTACAGCATACGGATTCCGGTATAATGGGGCAATATGCCAATGGAAGTCAAGAAATCAAGTCTGTTTCCAATGGGGAGACTTTGAAAACCCCTTCTACTGGTGAAGGactgaaattttttagtgatgAAGTCTTGACCAACATAGGAAGCAAAGCATATTCTGAAGATCAAGATGATTTGTTCGGACAAGTGAAGGAGTTGGCAATGGAGAAACTTGTGATTTTTTCTCCCTCACCTTCTAACCATGTTTCTGAGAACCCGTGTTCTGTCAGCGGCCAAGTTGAGGTTCTCAATTCAGACCTTTTTCCGTCTAACTCGAGCACAACCGACATCATCGCCAATACAAGAATACCGTTCTCCGTGGTAGATTCTTTACATAACAGGGACAGTTCCAATGATGTCTCGGCTGGACTGCAGATAGTGGAGGTCGAAAAGAGGGCGGCCACCCTGTCTTCGCCTGGTGATATTTCGAAAGAGAACAGTTAA